A region of Oryzias latipes chromosome 18, ASM223467v1 DNA encodes the following proteins:
- the LOC105356388 gene encoding leucine-rich repeat and fibronectin type-III domain-containing protein 5 isoform X1 has protein sequence MRKSHEDPMNWILSKLDFWIFFQILEYRLGMKRAILDFPGLWIARRSTMPVPPSPNPRRQTHLPHTHLHSEQRAEGSTFPSIFLPSIVSFSLLPNLVIPSFSSSSHIIHCACPRTTRRTLPESVTFPVFHWLALVTCCLLPSLIGAGETWGVVSACPFHCVCRNLSESLSTLCADKGLLFVPPHVDRRTVELRLADNFITEVGGNDFVNMSGLVDLTLSRNTIHLIRPMAFADLESLRSLHLDGNRLTTIGPRDLAGLVNLQHLIINNNQLVKVSTQAFDDFLLTLEDLDLSYNNLRKVPWESIQNMASLHTLNLDHNLIDNIAEGVFGELYKLARLDMTSNRLRTLPPDPLFARSQTGAISPTPYNAVISLNFGGNPLHCNCELLWLRRLARGDDMETCATPAHLAARYFWTIPEEEFTCEPPLITRHTHKLWVLEGQRATLKCRAIGDPEPVVHWVSPDDRIVANSSRTSSFSNGTLDMLVTVARDDGAYTCIAINAAGEATATVDLKIIPLPHRGGVGGNTGSVNRNVTNGILRTDPGSSDISTGKNGGINNGAGRGGEIEDGKRGEGEGPEGASGKTSEGDRADGGSMEEDEAEEEEGKMVGVQGVTSTSAQVRWDLGRLSATYVVWMYQIQYNCTADETLIYRILPSTTDRFLLKNLVSGADYNLCVLAIFDDTITSLAATKVLGCTTFSTKDVYPACRSLQAHFLGGTLTILVGGVVVVTLLVFTVALMVRHRVCNQGNHLVCHNGNAEVGGGACCQGGGVGGGDKGENVSGCYQSNGSGDVMMVVLPNGLPSKRGAEKGNEKDKEKAKDAQDAASALPPKLPPKPRQKPKVNLEQFLSAGGVVSTTTGAESEMALVVRQRKLEKALPHNLERERTPLYYSPSPPSTLPRQSRSRSRPSPRLERELTNRASFSLAAPLRDSELLDWTLTPRGRDKWNSSQAYQSPLSPLSPACGTVGKRRHSLDMGSSVALATDAAVTAARRYGAVSYAKKLSVIWTRRSQSLHGMLVQCASTTSTTSSTTSDDGEGGAGFGAHDFKRGYLHAYNTSNSNSNTGILTLKAKERSREKEDGRKKAEDLDESIV, from the exons GTCTGTGGATAGCCAGGCGTTCTACCATGCCTGTCCCCCCATCCCCCAATCCCCGCAGACAAACACACCTGCCCCACACACATCTCCACTCTGAACAAAGAGCTGAGGGATCCACCTTCCCCTCCATTTTCCTTCCATCCATCGTCTCTTTCTCCCTTCTTCCCAATCTTGTCATCCCAtctttctcctcctcatccCATATTATCCACTGTGCCTGTCCCAGGACTACGAGGAGAACCCTTCCGGAATCCGTCACTTTCCCAGTGTTTCACTGGCTGGCTCTGGTCACATGCTGCCTGCTGCCTTCTCTGATTGGAGCAGGAGAGACGTGGGGCGTGGTCTCGGCATGTCCTTTCCACTGCGTGTGCCGAAACCTTTCAGAATCTCTCAGTACGCTCTGCGCCGACAAGGGCCTCCTCTTCGTCCCGCCGCATGTTGACCGCCGCACAGTGGAGCTGCGGCTGGCTGACAACTTCATAACGGAAGTGGGTGGGAATGACTTTGTTAACATGAGTGGATTAGTGGACTTAACTCTATCAAGGAACACAATCCATCTTATTCGACCGATGGCCTTTGCCGACCTGGAGAGTTTGCGATCTCTACATCTGGATG GTAACCGCTTAACCACAATTGGGCCAAGGGACCTGGCAGGTCTGGTCAACCTGCAACACCTGATCATCAACAACAACCAGCTAGTAAAGGTCTCCACACAGGCTTTCGATGACTTCCTGCTCACTCTGGAAGATCTGGATCTGTCCTACAACAACCTCAGAAA GGTACCCTGGGAATCCATTCAGAACATGGCCAGTCTGCACACCTTGAACTTGGACCATAACCTAATAGATAACATAGCAGAAGGAGTGTTTGGAGAGCTTTACAAGCTTGCACGGCTGGACATGACCTCCAACAGGCTCCGGACCCTTCCACCTGATCCTCTGTTTGCAAG GTCTCAGACTGGTGCCATAAGTCCCACACCCTACAACGCCGTCATAAGCCTAAACTTTGGAGGAAACCCACTCCACTGCAACTGTGAGCTGCTGTGGTTGAGGCGTCTTGCTCGTGGAGATGACATGGAAACATGTGCCACTCCTGCCCACCTGGCTGCAAG ATATTTCTGGACAATTCCTGAGGAGGAGTTCACTTGTGAGCCGCCTCTCATCACTCGGCACACCCATAAGCTGTGGGTGCTGGAAGGCCAGCGGGCCACTTTAAAATGCCGTGCCATTGGAGACCCAGAGCCTGTGGTCCACTGGGTTTCACCAGATGATCGCATTGTTGCCAACTCATCCCGGACCAGCTCTTTCAGCAACGGCACCTTGGATATGCTGGTGACAGTTGCTCGAGATGATGGGGCTTACACCTGCATTGCAATAAATGCAGCAGGTGAAGCAACAGCCACGGTGGACCTGAAGATAATCCCATTACCTCATCGAGGTGGGGTTGGCGGAAACACCGGCAGCGTTAACAGAAACGTGACCAATGGGATTTTACGGACTGATCCTGGCTCATCAGATATCAGCACAGGGAAAAATGGAGGGATTAACAATGGAGCAGGACGTGGAGGAGAGATAGAGGATGggaaaagaggagaaggagagggGCCTGAAGGCGCCAGTGGAAAGACTTCAGAAGGGGACCGGGCCGACGGAGGAAGCATGGAGGAAGATGAGGCTGAGGAGGAAGAAGGCAAAATGGTGGGGGTACAGGGAGTGACGTCCACCTCGGCTCAAGTGCGATGGGATTTGGGGCGTTTGTCTGCAACTTACGTTGTGTGGATGTATCAGATACAGTACAACTGCACCGCAGACGAGACCCTCATCTATAG AATCTTACCTTCCACCACTGACCGATTCCTGCTCAAGAACTTGGTTTCTGGTGCAGACTACAACCTGTGCGTGCTGGCCATTTTTGATGACACCATCACATCTCTGGCAGCAACTAAAGTTCTGGGGTGTACCACATTCTCCACCAAGGATGTTTATCCGGCATGCCGCTCCCTTCAGGCCCATTTTCTGGGAGGGACACTCACTATTCTTGTAGGTGGTGTGGTAGTGGTCACACTGCTTGTTTTTACTGTGGCGCTCATGGTTCGCCACCGTGTTTGCAATCAAGGCAACCACTTGGTCTGTCACAATGGCAATGCTGAAGTTGGAGGTGGGGCGTGCTGTCAAGGTGGTGGAGTAGGAGGTGGAGACAAAGGGGAAAATGTGAGTGGTTGCTACCAGTCAAATGGTTCTGGAGATGTGATGATGGTTGTTCTGCCCAATGGTCTGCCCTCAAAGAGAGGAGCGGAGAAGGGCAATGAGAAGGACAAAGAGAAAGCAAAAGATGCACAAGATGCTGCTTCTGCTCTGCCTCCAAAACTGCCCCCAAAGCCCAGGCAAAAGCCCAAAGTAAACCTGGAGCAGTTTCTCTCAGCAGGGGGTGTGGTTTCCACAACAACAGGGGCAGAAAGTGAGATGGCATTGGTGGTGAGGCAGCGGAAACTGGAGAAGGCATTGCCGCACAACTTAGAAAGAGAAAGAACTCCCCTCTACTACTCCCCGTCTCCTCCATCCACTCTGCCCCGCCAGTCACGTTCCAGAAGCCGCCCAAGTCCAAGACTGGAGCGGGAACTGACAAACCGAGCCAGCTTCTCCCTGGCTGCTCCCTTAAGGGACTCTGAACTGCTGGACTGGACACTTACACCCAGAGGCAGGGACAAATGGAACTCATCACAGGCTTATCAAAGCCCCCTGTCCCCTCTAAGCCCTGCCTGTGGGACAGTTGGCAAACGGCGACATTCACTGGATATGGGATCCTCTGTTGCCCTAGCAACAGATGCTGCAGTGACTGCTGCCAGGCGTTATGGAGCTGTGAGTTACGCCAAAAAGCTGAGTGTGATCTGGACGAGACGGAGTCAGTCGCTTCATGGAATGCTGGTACAGTGCGCCTCGACAACAAGCACCACTTCTTCAACAACCAGCGATGATGGGGAGGGTGGTgcaggctttggagctcatGATTTCAAACGAGGATACCTCCACGCTTACAACACATCCAACTCCAACTCCAACACTGGAATTCTTACACTGAAAGCAAAAGAAAGGAGCAGGGAAAAAGAAGATGGTAGAAAGAAGGCAGAAGATCTGGACGAAAGTATTGTGTAA
- the LOC105356388 gene encoding leucine-rich repeat and fibronectin type-III domain-containing protein 4 isoform X2 translates to MPVPPSPNPRRQTHLPHTHLHSEQRAEGSTFPSIFLPSIVSFSLLPNLVIPSFSSSSHIIHCACPRTTRRTLPESVTFPVFHWLALVTCCLLPSLIGAGETWGVVSACPFHCVCRNLSESLSTLCADKGLLFVPPHVDRRTVELRLADNFITEVGGNDFVNMSGLVDLTLSRNTIHLIRPMAFADLESLRSLHLDGNRLTTIGPRDLAGLVNLQHLIINNNQLVKVSTQAFDDFLLTLEDLDLSYNNLRKVPWESIQNMASLHTLNLDHNLIDNIAEGVFGELYKLARLDMTSNRLRTLPPDPLFARSQTGAISPTPYNAVISLNFGGNPLHCNCELLWLRRLARGDDMETCATPAHLAARYFWTIPEEEFTCEPPLITRHTHKLWVLEGQRATLKCRAIGDPEPVVHWVSPDDRIVANSSRTSSFSNGTLDMLVTVARDDGAYTCIAINAAGEATATVDLKIIPLPHRGGVGGNTGSVNRNVTNGILRTDPGSSDISTGKNGGINNGAGRGGEIEDGKRGEGEGPEGASGKTSEGDRADGGSMEEDEAEEEEGKMVGVQGVTSTSAQVRWDLGRLSATYVVWMYQIQYNCTADETLIYRILPSTTDRFLLKNLVSGADYNLCVLAIFDDTITSLAATKVLGCTTFSTKDVYPACRSLQAHFLGGTLTILVGGVVVVTLLVFTVALMVRHRVCNQGNHLVCHNGNAEVGGGACCQGGGVGGGDKGENVSGCYQSNGSGDVMMVVLPNGLPSKRGAEKGNEKDKEKAKDAQDAASALPPKLPPKPRQKPKVNLEQFLSAGGVVSTTTGAESEMALVVRQRKLEKALPHNLERERTPLYYSPSPPSTLPRQSRSRSRPSPRLERELTNRASFSLAAPLRDSELLDWTLTPRGRDKWNSSQAYQSPLSPLSPACGTVGKRRHSLDMGSSVALATDAAVTAARRYGAVSYAKKLSVIWTRRSQSLHGMLVQCASTTSTTSSTTSDDGEGGAGFGAHDFKRGYLHAYNTSNSNSNTGILTLKAKERSREKEDGRKKAEDLDESIV, encoded by the exons ATGCCTGTCCCCCCATCCCCCAATCCCCGCAGACAAACACACCTGCCCCACACACATCTCCACTCTGAACAAAGAGCTGAGGGATCCACCTTCCCCTCCATTTTCCTTCCATCCATCGTCTCTTTCTCCCTTCTTCCCAATCTTGTCATCCCAtctttctcctcctcatccCATATTATCCACTGTGCCTGTCCCAGGACTACGAGGAGAACCCTTCCGGAATCCGTCACTTTCCCAGTGTTTCACTGGCTGGCTCTGGTCACATGCTGCCTGCTGCCTTCTCTGATTGGAGCAGGAGAGACGTGGGGCGTGGTCTCGGCATGTCCTTTCCACTGCGTGTGCCGAAACCTTTCAGAATCTCTCAGTACGCTCTGCGCCGACAAGGGCCTCCTCTTCGTCCCGCCGCATGTTGACCGCCGCACAGTGGAGCTGCGGCTGGCTGACAACTTCATAACGGAAGTGGGTGGGAATGACTTTGTTAACATGAGTGGATTAGTGGACTTAACTCTATCAAGGAACACAATCCATCTTATTCGACCGATGGCCTTTGCCGACCTGGAGAGTTTGCGATCTCTACATCTGGATG GTAACCGCTTAACCACAATTGGGCCAAGGGACCTGGCAGGTCTGGTCAACCTGCAACACCTGATCATCAACAACAACCAGCTAGTAAAGGTCTCCACACAGGCTTTCGATGACTTCCTGCTCACTCTGGAAGATCTGGATCTGTCCTACAACAACCTCAGAAA GGTACCCTGGGAATCCATTCAGAACATGGCCAGTCTGCACACCTTGAACTTGGACCATAACCTAATAGATAACATAGCAGAAGGAGTGTTTGGAGAGCTTTACAAGCTTGCACGGCTGGACATGACCTCCAACAGGCTCCGGACCCTTCCACCTGATCCTCTGTTTGCAAG GTCTCAGACTGGTGCCATAAGTCCCACACCCTACAACGCCGTCATAAGCCTAAACTTTGGAGGAAACCCACTCCACTGCAACTGTGAGCTGCTGTGGTTGAGGCGTCTTGCTCGTGGAGATGACATGGAAACATGTGCCACTCCTGCCCACCTGGCTGCAAG ATATTTCTGGACAATTCCTGAGGAGGAGTTCACTTGTGAGCCGCCTCTCATCACTCGGCACACCCATAAGCTGTGGGTGCTGGAAGGCCAGCGGGCCACTTTAAAATGCCGTGCCATTGGAGACCCAGAGCCTGTGGTCCACTGGGTTTCACCAGATGATCGCATTGTTGCCAACTCATCCCGGACCAGCTCTTTCAGCAACGGCACCTTGGATATGCTGGTGACAGTTGCTCGAGATGATGGGGCTTACACCTGCATTGCAATAAATGCAGCAGGTGAAGCAACAGCCACGGTGGACCTGAAGATAATCCCATTACCTCATCGAGGTGGGGTTGGCGGAAACACCGGCAGCGTTAACAGAAACGTGACCAATGGGATTTTACGGACTGATCCTGGCTCATCAGATATCAGCACAGGGAAAAATGGAGGGATTAACAATGGAGCAGGACGTGGAGGAGAGATAGAGGATGggaaaagaggagaaggagagggGCCTGAAGGCGCCAGTGGAAAGACTTCAGAAGGGGACCGGGCCGACGGAGGAAGCATGGAGGAAGATGAGGCTGAGGAGGAAGAAGGCAAAATGGTGGGGGTACAGGGAGTGACGTCCACCTCGGCTCAAGTGCGATGGGATTTGGGGCGTTTGTCTGCAACTTACGTTGTGTGGATGTATCAGATACAGTACAACTGCACCGCAGACGAGACCCTCATCTATAG AATCTTACCTTCCACCACTGACCGATTCCTGCTCAAGAACTTGGTTTCTGGTGCAGACTACAACCTGTGCGTGCTGGCCATTTTTGATGACACCATCACATCTCTGGCAGCAACTAAAGTTCTGGGGTGTACCACATTCTCCACCAAGGATGTTTATCCGGCATGCCGCTCCCTTCAGGCCCATTTTCTGGGAGGGACACTCACTATTCTTGTAGGTGGTGTGGTAGTGGTCACACTGCTTGTTTTTACTGTGGCGCTCATGGTTCGCCACCGTGTTTGCAATCAAGGCAACCACTTGGTCTGTCACAATGGCAATGCTGAAGTTGGAGGTGGGGCGTGCTGTCAAGGTGGTGGAGTAGGAGGTGGAGACAAAGGGGAAAATGTGAGTGGTTGCTACCAGTCAAATGGTTCTGGAGATGTGATGATGGTTGTTCTGCCCAATGGTCTGCCCTCAAAGAGAGGAGCGGAGAAGGGCAATGAGAAGGACAAAGAGAAAGCAAAAGATGCACAAGATGCTGCTTCTGCTCTGCCTCCAAAACTGCCCCCAAAGCCCAGGCAAAAGCCCAAAGTAAACCTGGAGCAGTTTCTCTCAGCAGGGGGTGTGGTTTCCACAACAACAGGGGCAGAAAGTGAGATGGCATTGGTGGTGAGGCAGCGGAAACTGGAGAAGGCATTGCCGCACAACTTAGAAAGAGAAAGAACTCCCCTCTACTACTCCCCGTCTCCTCCATCCACTCTGCCCCGCCAGTCACGTTCCAGAAGCCGCCCAAGTCCAAGACTGGAGCGGGAACTGACAAACCGAGCCAGCTTCTCCCTGGCTGCTCCCTTAAGGGACTCTGAACTGCTGGACTGGACACTTACACCCAGAGGCAGGGACAAATGGAACTCATCACAGGCTTATCAAAGCCCCCTGTCCCCTCTAAGCCCTGCCTGTGGGACAGTTGGCAAACGGCGACATTCACTGGATATGGGATCCTCTGTTGCCCTAGCAACAGATGCTGCAGTGACTGCTGCCAGGCGTTATGGAGCTGTGAGTTACGCCAAAAAGCTGAGTGTGATCTGGACGAGACGGAGTCAGTCGCTTCATGGAATGCTGGTACAGTGCGCCTCGACAACAAGCACCACTTCTTCAACAACCAGCGATGATGGGGAGGGTGGTgcaggctttggagctcatGATTTCAAACGAGGATACCTCCACGCTTACAACACATCCAACTCCAACTCCAACACTGGAATTCTTACACTGAAAGCAAAAGAAAGGAGCAGGGAAAAAGAAGATGGTAGAAAGAAGGCAGAAGATCTGGACGAAAGTATTGTGTAA